Within the Bombus vancouverensis nearcticus chromosome 10, iyBomVanc1_principal, whole genome shotgun sequence genome, the region ACACCAGCCATCAAGTCGTTGAACCATTCCAGCTATTTGCGTACGATCTAATACGCGAGGCTGTACCCATGTCATGTTTACTGTTCCTGCCACTTGATCAATAGCACCACGAACTAAACCTTGAGCTAGAGCTTTCATTACTAATAATTCTACTTCACCAAGAGGCAAACGAGTTTCTTGAGAAATTTCCGCAAATGTTAATTGCCTATGACAAGAAAAGTTTATTTAATACAGATTGTTTTACATTATCTGGTTCCTTAGTACTTTTACAATAAGCAATATACAAACCTATTATTAGCTTGCCTTTTGAAAGTCATTTCCATGAGGCATAAAAGAGATATTTTTTGTCTCAGCTTTAACTCCTGTGCAGCTAAATCAGCAACTTTGCTCCATTGTGGCTTTAATTTTTCAAGTGCAACAATGTCACCAGCATTGAAAGCTTGTAATAAATCAACTAACCAAGAGTTTGGAGTACCTTTCAAGGATTGTAAAACTGGATGAGCTAACAATTCTCCAAGATTATAGACTCCTTCACCTAAAAGTGCAGCCAATCCAAGGAAAAATGCATGCTGCTCCTGTTCTTGTCTACTTAGATTATTTAAATCAATACAACCCAAGTATCTGGAATATGAAAATAAGTTCAAATAACATGTATGGATTACTTTTGTCATAATGAAAATGACCATTGCTCCAGATTATAAGTATAATAGTACCTTAAAGCAGTACGATAATATTCAGCATGTTTCCCTTGAAGACGATAAAGGCGACTCGCTAATAAATAAAATCTACCATGAACTGTTGTAACACCATCAGCATTATCCAATATAGCCTCTACTTCCTCTATAATTTGTTTTGCTTGTTCTTGATTATTTAACTTTTCAAGCAAGATCTGTCCTGTGAGAACTTTACACAAAGCAACTGCCTCATTATTGCTTTTAACTTTAGATTCTGTTTTTTCCAAGAATTTAATTGCTTCTTGTTTATCTTGAAACTGTTGTATTACATATGCTAATATCTCTACCAATGATAAAGGATTTATCCTAAATAAAAATAGGAGAATAGTATTACAACACAATGATAATCTGAATTACTATGTAAGTGGAATAAGTAAggttatgaattaatatttcgaaaaaaatacgtatataatataCTTACTTGTTttcaaaagtagataaaaagtTTATGTATAACTGTACTAATTTATCTCCCTTCTGAAGCGCTGGATTTTTAACAAATGTTTCTAATTTAAGTGTCAATTGATGCCAAAGCCTGCAAGTCACCGGACGATGAAATTTAGGTAAACATTTTTCTATTGAAACATGCATGTAATgcagaatattttacaaaatataccTTTTATTGTATAATTCTTCGAGTTGCGCCCATTCTGTAGCCAATTCTTTGTCTGCAACATTTTGATTTTGACTTAAATATGTATTAACATCTTTTGGTGCCACGGATACCGCCATCTTTAACAACAATGACTAAAGCCGAATCAGTATAATGAATGAGGTTGTTCGTTGTTCAGCACTCATTCTgagaaagaataatataatattttatacaatattttattaaaactgtatgcattttattttatgatacttaaaaatatataataagatttttcattgaaaaacatttataatttgttacaataaacatggaattaaaataaatacgacacatgaatataaatttattatttttatgaaagaCGTAAAGTAGTTAAAATGCTGTATGTTTTGTTAAAAATtcgaatttatataattttactatTCTTTAGTTCACAGtggcaaaatataaaatttatgttgtaattatttatttgagTTCTTGTGAAGTAtacttatattatttataattgtatacaaataattaaatcatttttaCGTTGAATGATTagacttttaatttataatacgcaCCAGTACTGCATACTAAACTGTATTGAAAGTTTATGCAGCAGCAGCAATGCAATACAACCTTTAAGCTTATAATTTATTCAAACCAAATGTGaaaaattattggaaaattGATGAAATATAGTATCCAATGAAAATAATTAGTATTAAAGTAATTCAAATCACagcgaaatattaatttttttaaatacagattcattgatttatttgatACATAACATTCGATATAGAGTTCAAGAATCGTAACTATGGTTATCATACTTGTGTGATGTGAATTAAAACGAAGAGTGacatattatgtatgtattatagCATCAATATTGTGAATGTAAATATGCGACAGATAGCTATGCAGAAGTATCTGCATGGCAAGTtatctttaaaaaattatttgtcaaCGGAATTATGATTCACAATTCATGTtgacataaaaaaaaaacatacttTTGTGTTGTTAGTTTTATAGTTTCAAGATAGTTAGAGTCGAATAAACTTACATATGTAGCTTATGAAAATAGTGGTTGATATAAttacatacaaatatataaatattcaacaTGTTGAGTATGAAGAAGATTTTAACCGTATTTGCTCTGTTATTATCATTTGATCTTCATCAAGTTATTCCTTTTCAAACTCTATCATTTTCTCCTATTGTTATTGTGGCAGAATATAAGAAAGAATATCAATATGTCATAAACACTACTGTTGAGTATGTGTTTTTATATCCTGTTAATAATGTAagtatgaataattttatatatgtaagtTAATGTCATGATATTTTACCATAGTTTTCATGTATTATTTACTTGTAGGTAACTGCAAGAATAGTAGTTGAAAGTAATGCTACTACCGATCTACCTCTTATAGTGGTTGTTCGTCAAAAAAGAGAAATCCTATCATGGCAAATCCCCCTTGTAGTTCAAAGCGCATATTTTGATGATTTAGCATATAATAAAACAAGTCAAACTTTGTGTTCAACTAATTATAATCAAAGTAGActagaagaggaagaagaatttATTACTGTTAGTTTGTCCACTGCtaattatcaaaatatttcatttaaactTAACATGACAAAACAGTACGATTTTTATATAAGGTATGTAATTATGTTTAGATCGttattgtaataaaaaagaaaaattagtaATTGTTTCATGTTTCCATTCTATGTCAGTCCTGGAGAAGAAAGAGTAGTAGAAATTTCACCATCCCAACCTATTTATTATGGTTATACTTTCCCAAGGCAAGCGGAAAGTTCTTCTGTGATCATTCGTGTTAGTTCCGATAGTGATATTTGTATGACAGTTTCAATACAGAATACAACAGTAAGTATAagtttttataatttgtaaaatcgtattattattagttcATATCTTCTTTTTTAGTGTCCTGTGTTTGATTTAGAGAGGAATATTCAATTTTCTGGTTATTGGCAAACTGTAAATCGACAAGGCGGTATAACTGTGCcagtaaatatatttttgactataatatattttttaaatataccttTTATGATAGATAACGAAATAAGATGTCTAATCTAATATCTTTTAGAAACAAGAATATCCATTGGGCTTTTTTGTGGTACTTGTAGTAAAAGGTGATGATACCGATTGTTATGGAGCTCCTAGTATGATTCCTGTACGGAATAAACGCATTAATTTAGCAATAAATGCTAGTATTACCAAACGAGATTATGTTATTGCTTCAGGAGTagtagtatttattatttttagtttCTGTATAGCCTATGTTGTAAGCATTGTGATATCAAAaattagaagggaaagaaaaattaaacaagAGATATTACATCAAGAATCAGAGCAAATTCGTGAACCTATACCAAGCCCATCAACGGTAGAAGAGGTATCGCGATATactaattaagaaataaaagaaatttttctcaTCACTTACATTAATTATGTTACAGTCTATTCCACACCCATCAATATCCATAGAAGATGATTCTTCACTGGATGAAGATGATATCGACTTAATGGAAGATGCTTTTTgtgataaagaaataatacgaaCAAAACTTGTGCTTTCCGTTTGCGATTTGGCTCGTAAAGATCCAAAGATTCTTAGACATAAATCtcgattatatttatattatttgataACAGTTGctattttttatactttaccTGCGGTACAGCTGTTAATTACGTACCAACATGTACTACATGTTACTGGCAATCAAGATATGtgttattacaattttttatgtgCTCATCCATTTTTATCACTATCAGATCTCAATCATGTATTTTCAAATATCGGATACATCATGTTGggttttctatttatatttttaacatcTTCTCGAGAACATGATGAatttgaaagagaaaaaaataaatgttatggTATACCACAACATTATGGATTATTTTATGCAATGGGCACTGCGCTCATTATGGAAGGAATACTCTCAGGAAGTTATCACGTGTGTCCAAATCGAAGTAACTTTCAATTCGGTAagacaaaaattaaattttataaatttttttatagtattaatgacaaatattatattatctatTTAGATACGAGTTTTATGTACATCATAACAGTGCTATGTATGATCAAGATTTATCACAATCGTCATCCTGATATAAATGCCCGAGCATcagttacatttgcaatgttaGCATTCATCATCTTCATAGGATTGTTGGGAGTCTTATATGGTTCAATATACTTTTGGGTTCTGTTTACTATCGTACATTTGCTCACTTGCCTTTATATGACTATTCAAATTTACTACATGGGGCGATGGAAAGTTAGAACGTTATTGATAAGAGTAATACAGGTAATTTTAGGCATTTGGTATTTGAatctaatatttttcattttacctTGATTCAGTTACTTCTACTAGGCACAGTTTATcattgattttataattttctagaTTAGTAAACATGATGCCCGTTCTGGAATTAGATATTTCTTTCGACCTTTATATATGGGAcgttttattatacttattgtAGGAAATTTGTGGAACGTTGCTCTCGCAGTACTTGGGAATATGCACAGCGAGAAAAATTTCGCAACGTTTCTGTTGGCTGTATTAATgtctaatttaattttatatacttttttttatattgttatGAAGGTATGTACATATACACGAATAATTATACTTATGTAGTTTGTCTACATATTATGAATTAATTTACTTTGTGATATTTCAGGTTTGTCACAAAGAACGAATTCTACTTCAACCAGCGATTTATATTGTGTTATCAATCGCGTTTTGGGGCGCcgctttatatttttttatacacaATTCTATCTCGTGGGAGCTAACCCCAGCACAATCGCGCAATTATAATAAACCCTGCATACTCCTAAACTTTTTTGATAGTCATGACATTTGGCATTTTTTGTCTGCTTTAGCAATGTTTTTTTCATTTATGGTATTGCTTACTCTAGATGATGATCTAATTGATGTGCATCGAAGTCAGATTTCAGTCTTTTAAGGACAATGACACGAACGAAGAGAGTATCGAGAATTTTTATGTCTCAAACGATATGACTGCAtgtaatatatgtacatttgaACTTGgtatcaatgaattaaaaatagtataaaatatatatatgtataattatttagCAACTATTTTGTATTAAATGTCTTATTTCTGTTAAACATTCAGGttcataaaattttttattatctacCTCTTTATTCGCATTAAATTGTTCCTAAAGATcaaagaattttttatatttcgtatCACACACGATTGGAAAAATAGTACTTCGTACTTTAAAAATTATCCATCGatctgttttccttttttcgACGGAAATGGGAAATATCGATGTACACATTAGTCATTCGGTAAAAGTAAACGCAACGAACAAacttttttctaaaaaaaaatacacatacatacatgcatatacatataaataaataaacacatatatattacttatttatttatttatatatatgtatgtacgtatatgtgcaatataatttctatattcatGAATACACTCATTATAAACAAAGGGCACGTTTTGCCATGGTTTAGGAGACGGCAGTGATACTGTCTGACACTCGATAGCATCACCATTGAACTTGAATAAGACACGAGTTCGATTACTTTCTATCATCAAGTAACGCTATCGATAGAAACAATTATTAACTTTCCAAAAATTATACTACTCCCGTACAATTTGCTATTAACAAGAATAACGAGTATCTGTACAATTAATTCTAAGATGTAGAACTACATACACCAGGTACGCAGATAGACAAGAGATTTTtcttaatttagaaaaacattAGGACGAAGCACTTGAATCATTGTGGTGTTCCTGTGTGGTCGTTTCTATCTGTAATAAAGTTCTTTGCAATTCTGCACGTTCTGCTGGTTGTAATCTGTGCGCAATTTCTAAAATTGCATTTAATCTCACTTCTGGACAAGTTTCAAGGGCCTCTTTGACTCGAGAAACGATTGCGTCTTGTCTTACACAAGTGATGTTACGGGAAACAACACTATTTTCATCTTGACGTTGATTCTCCAACCAATTCGTTGCAGCTTCATCTTGATCCCACAGATAAGATTCTGTAGCACCTTTGTCTTCTATAAACCATCTACGCAACATTGCACCGACTTGTCTAACGTCCAAAGTGTGTTGGGTTGATAGAATTTCCTTCTTTATTTCATCCTCCAAAAGTCTTCTTCTAAGTCGCCAATAAAGCAGTCTGCGTGCTTTTTTCCATGGAATAATATCATGAATGGTATTTTTCTCAAACATTCTCTCTGGTGTATCATGAAGATCCGCGAAGTGAACTGCTACTTGCCGATACATAGGTTCTAAAAGTTGCTCTCTCTTACGAATTTGGCTTTCAATGTCTGTTCGTTCTTCAGCTGAATTTGCATTGGCTAGATTTTCCTAAAACAATGATTGATATCATAATGTGTCCCACACACGACctatttataaaatgtaaaagattATAAGGAAACAAAATTAGTTTCTTACTTTAAGCTTCTGTATTACTGAATCAACCCTATGCATAGCTTTAATTATGTCTTTAGCTCTAAACTTGATTTCTACTATTCCACCAGGTTCTAAAACTCCACCTCTGCTTGTATTGTCAGCAAACATTTCCATGTAGCGAGGATTTATCGTTGGATCAACGACAGCCCAAGCACCACCTCTTAGTTCTCCATTTGGTggaatatatacaaatattggtTTGGTATATTCTCGTAAGCCATCCACAATATAAGCACCGAATTTGATAATTTGCTCGTACATGTCTAGAAAAGATATAACGTTAGTAATTCATTCGATAGGtaagaatgaaattttagtaattattaaaaatcaataaaaaccTTTCATTCCACCAGAAAATCCTCTCCAATTAGCAAAAATAAAAAGTGGAAGCTCTTCTTTTCCAAAGTCTTTGATAGCTTGAGCAGTTTTGTATGCACTGTCAGGGAACCATACTTGTCCTGCCTGAGATATCGTTTTAGCTTCTGAATCGAGATTAGCAGGATCAGCAGGTAAGTGCAACTCAACGGTTCTTGTTTCTACTGCAATAACACCGCAAGGTATTCCGCCTAATCTTGCTCGTCCAGTTACTACAGTTTGAGCCCAAGGCCTCATGATTTCCTGTAAGTAATATTAATAGTATAGAAATGTTCGAGTCATTTTATTAAACTAAATTAACATGtaatattaatctaaaataaaatatacctgCCAAGAGCCACGATCGAAGAATCCACTTTCCCAATAATTTGTACCATTTTGTATTCTACCTTCGAGCATGAATCTTGGGTCATATGCTGCTTTTGTAGGAACATACATGATTTCTCTGTCGACTGGATCAGGAAATGGTGCTGATAATATAGGAAGGGGTGCACCCTTAAATTTGGGACAATAGCTTAACCATCTTAAAGCAGTAGCAACACCCTCTAGGTCCCTTACGTTTGTTGCATGTGATACCCCATTATTATGCATAATTTGTATACCACCTAACTGATTATTACTAGCGTATACTTCACGGCCTAACACAGTATTCAATGCTTTGTAACCAGTTAAAATGATGTGAGAATTTTCTATTTGGATGACCCTTTGTCCAAGACGTACTAGGTAAGCACCAATACCAATCGCTCTACAAGATACAATGGAAATCGTAACGATTTCGTCATAGGCTTTCGATGTTTCTCCGGCAATCATACCAgcgtattttaaattttctacaccAAGACCATCATCTTTACCAATAATATCGGTAATCTTGTAACGAGATTCTCCTTTATCTTCGATCAACGAAGTTTTCACTGAATTAAGCGGTGCTAAACGCGCGTAATCATCTggtgttaaatatatatatctaaatCCTTTCTCCGGTTCATCCTCATCCTCCCAAGCAATTCTGAACAACGCTTTCACTTCCTCTGCTAGACCAATGCGAGCGCCAGAATTTGCAGAGAAATATATTCGAGGAATTCCAAGCTGTCTAGCTCTTTCAGACGCTCTGCAGAACACTAAGTCTTCCTTCGGACCAAAAGAACCAATCAAATGTGTCAAATCATTTGCTATCAGTATAATGTCTCGACCAGATACTGGATATTCTGGTGTATAAAGTCTTAATCTCCAAGCAACCATACCAACGTTATTCTCACCAGGGAGTCGTTTTTGTTCCACTAAATTGTCACCCTCTAATACTAATTCCACACAATCCATCACAGGATTTGGAATAGTTATATTGCATTGTGGCCTTTCTTCTATGTGTTTAATCCACATTTTTTCGGTTTGTTGTCTAAACATGTCTGGTAAATCATATACATACGTTGTGCCAGAACTTTGTGCTTGGAACCGTTTTGCTTGAAGATAATCTTTGGTTAGATATGGCGTAGAAATTGGAAGACCATGCATAGGTCCTGGTCTCCAGGTACCATTTGCCGTCGAAGAAGGATAAGATTCGAAACGAATGATACCAGTCTTTGGATCGGTTGCCTCCATATAAAGATGCAAATCTATGCTATATCCGCTATCGTTGGCAATgcacaaacgtaaaatagacgTTGGCTTCCCTGGTGCTGGCCGAATCGTCATTTTAATCTCAGCCTGACGTACTCGTAATTTCCATAATCTCGGGCCATACCTCAGTACCATACTGGTCACGCTTTCTTCTATTCTTACTGGATCCATAATAACTGTGGGTACGAAATTTAGGAAGATATGATTGCATTCCGTACGCTTAGCAAGCGGATGCGAGAACGCGACTTCTAATTCATCCATAGCCTCTAATAGTACACGTTCACCTTCGTTGTGAAGATAATCGAAACTAGCCTCCTTCGTGATAAGATCAGAGTGTCTTATAATGGAACGAATGAAGAAACGATAATCCGTGACTTGTTGTCCTTTGGCAACCTTAGCCCGGCCAAGGTAGAGATGCATTTTTTGATTCGAGGTTGGCAGAGCTTCAAGATCGTAAGTTCTCATTCTGTTTAATTCCAATTGGAAAGCACAACCAGGCTCGAGATGCCGATAAATTTTATCTTCAACAAAACCATCTCTTTGACGGTATGTAAAGAATTTTGGGAATTGTCTTTTCtttaaaacagtgaaagtgatCCTTCGTATGTCTCGTGAGATTAATTCCTCTTTGTTCGCGGCGCACCAATCTCCAAAGAGTTTCGCCATCGTAACAtcatcgtgattttctttctcttGGACGGCAATGCTCAAAATATGTACCGGTTCTGCAGATCGTTCACCCATTTCCGCTGTACCAGTATTTTCCGCAGTGCTTAAAGATACGTTTATGGACGTGCTGTGTCTCGATTCGCTTGCAGCTGCGTCTACTGCCTCTGCTAAAACTTTGGCTGAAGTTGAGGTAATCGAAGACAGATCCTCTAGGAGGTCGAAAACTTCGTCGGAATATCGGGTGAATTGATCCATGTCTTGGAAAGCTGCCATAGCCCCGACTCTGTGATTAACCGAAGATTGGTTTTGTATGTTAGGATGATTGTTAGGCAGCAAAAATTGGAAATGTACAAGCGGTACTTCACCAGACAATTCCAGATGTTGCACGCAAGTCAACTCATAACTAATATAAGATCTGCGAACATAAACCTCCAAAGCAGCATTGCAAACTGTACGATTGGAATGGTAGAAGAAGtcatgtaaaatatcgaaaatagatGTTTCGGAAAGGATAAGTTTCTCTAAGTTTTCTGGATGGAAATCATGGCCGTACATGTCTACCGCTGACAAGAATATAGATTCCATTTGGTTGTGTCTTAACTCGTAAGCAGGTTGGTGAGCAGCGATTAGAATTTGTCTCGCACGTAACGCGACACGACTATGCTCTGTACGATTCAGGCTCGTTAGTTCCGTCAGCGTGCTCGATAACTCGTCCGTAAGACCAGGTTCATTCGCCCAGAGATGATCTATGAGCATAGTTACCAAAACGTTCTTCTTCGTGACTTGGTTATGGCTGAAAATCATAGCTGTTATTGTTGCTACATCATCTTTGTACTCATCGATTAAAGCAGAAACACATTTATCGTAATGTCCTTGTTGGAACTGGCTTTCAACGGTGTAATATTGTCGAAGTAGTTCGTGAACAGCGGTCTTCATTCTTCCACGTATTCCGTTCCTATATCTTTGTACCAGTTGCACTATAGCTTCGGTAGTTAAGAAGAAGACGTCGCGTTCAGATCGCTTGGAAAGACTTGCTGCATGTCCATCGATCACAGCAGCAATTTGTTGACTAGGAAATTGAGCTAAAACAGAAGTTATGTTTCTTTCGTACAGCGACATCAATTTCCTGATTTTTTTCTCTACGGAAATCGGAATTCTTCCTGATATCGTCGCGATCACTTCTTGAAGTTCAAGCAATGGTAAGCTAGGGTCACGAAGGGAATTCATGAATTTCTCAAGAAGTTCTCGTACTCGAGGTACGTGGTACGGATCTGGTAAACAATATCCTCCGAGAGTGTTTTCTAAAGCTGTTCTGTATTCAGCATGAAGATGATTcaatttttcagaaattgctGGAGCTACAGTTTCCGGGAATTTACCAGTGTACTCCTGAGCTTTTGTTACCAGAGATGGATCGTCCAATTCTAATCGAGCAATCAACGTACCGGCCTCGAGAATGGCACCTGGTCTTTTAACATAAAAGACGCTACCAGCTTCGCTCGCTGTTATTGTCATTACCATTTTCATGACTTCAATTTCTGCGTATGCTTGTCCAGCGTCCACGTGACCACCATCGTCGACTAGATAGCTGATTAGTTTGCCAGCTGATGGTGACCTCAATAAAGAAGGATCGTTGTCCTTTTCGAAGATGCAGGTTTGGTTTCCAATGATGATCCTGTAACGATCGACTTCCTCCCTCATGTAAGTCGTGAAACTTGCACCATCCAAAGAAAGCAATAATCCTCCATCCGATAGTCGGTGTAGTTCTACTTCTTTATAGGAACCGTTCATAACAAGAAAATAACTATTAGGGCCTGACTTAGCAGtctgtattttatatttgtatccGTCGTTAATGAGTTCAACCtaaaaaaatttttgttaaatttataatattcgtaagcaagtatttatatacaaattgaCGATATAAAAATCAACTTACGTCGATAACATTATCTAAATCATTGCTGGCTTGTATTTGTCCTTTCTCCAATGCTGTTTGAAACCCAGAAAAAGCGGCAGTGATTGTTCTATCAGCGATATGAAGCGCACCGCACGTTATGGCTAATAATACATCTGGTTTGTCACTTCTAACGCGTTCAGCAATCAACAAATCAAGCCACGCAGTATCTATATTGTTCTGCTGGAAAGATTCAGTTTCTAATAGCGTAATCAAATATTCGACGGTGGTTCTGAAATCACCCCTAATGCTCAATTCTTTCAAAGCTATGACCAAATTTTCTCGAGCCTGGTTACGATCCTCTCCCCAAGAGAAACAATGTCCGAATTGTGAGTCTGCAAATTCATGGAGACCTCCGGAAGCTGCTACCGAGAAGTAACCCCAAACATTCTTCGAGGATCGGAAGTTCAGTTCTTGTACCGTACCAGAACTCGGTTTAAAACCTAATGgagatattaaaatttattacagCAGAATTCCTTAATGATCAAGCGCGATCAAATGTAATttcttttatgaaatataatttatacctTCATCAGGATTTTCACTAGTAATTCTCGCAGCTATCACGTGACCCCATGGTTGGGGTTTGTGTCTCGGTTGATCGAAGTCAATGACACTATCTCCCCATGGACTTTCACCATAAAGAAGACGAATATCTTTA harbors:
- the ACC gene encoding acetyl-CoA carboxylase isoform X6 gives rise to the protein MRRIKRFVLAQSTEKDPIWKSCDNLMPGIPRMNEETSIEESASTSQPFTNDQQSATAGLTPSMSQGTVMIQTQSRLQEKDFTIATPEEFVHRFGGTKVINKVLIANNGIAAVKCMRSIRRWSYEMFKNERAVRFVVMVTPEDLKANAEYIKMADQYVPVPGGTNNNNYANVELIVDIAVRTQVQAVWAGWGHASENPKLPELLHKNNMCFIGPSERAMWALGDKIASSIVAQTADVPTLPWSGSELKAQYSGKKIKISSELFKKGCVSTVEECLAAANKIGFPIMVKASEGGGGKGIRKVENAEELPTLFRQVQTEIPGSPIFIMKLAKCARHLEVQLLADNYGNAISLFGRDCSIQRRHQKIIEEAPAVVAKPEVFEEMEKAAVRLAKMVGYVSAGTVEYLYDTSGRYYFLELNPRLQVEHPCTEMVSDVNLPAAQLQIAMGLPLHHIKDIRLLYGESPWGDSVIDFDQPRHKPQPWGHVIAARITSENPDEGFKPSSGTVQELNFRSSKNVWGYFSVAASGGLHEFADSQFGHCFSWGEDRNQARENLVIALKELSIRGDFRTTVEYLITLLETESFQQNNIDTAWLDLLIAERVRSDKPDVLLAITCGALHIADRTITAAFSGFQTALEKGQIQASNDLDNVIDVELINDGYKYKIQTAKSGPNSYFLVMNGSYKEVELHRLSDGGLLLSLDGASFTTYMREEVDRYRIIIGNQTCIFEKDNDPSLLRSPSAGKLISYLVDDGGHVDAGQAYAEIEVMKMVMTITASEAGSVFYVKRPGAILEAGTLIARLELDDPSLVTKAQEYTGKFPETVAPAISEKLNHLHAEYRTALENTLGGYCLPDPYHVPRVRELLEKFMNSLRDPSLPLLELQEVIATISGRIPISVEKKIRKLMSLYERNITSVLAQFPSQQIAAVIDGHAASLSKRSERDVFFLTTEAIVQLVQRYRNGIRGRMKTAVHELLRQYYTVESQFQQGHYDKCVSALIDEYKDDVATITAMIFSHNQVTKKNVLVTMLIDHLWANEPGLTDELSSTLTELTSLNRTEHSRVALRARQILIAAHQPAYELRHNQMESIFLSAVDMYGHDFHPENLEKLILSETSIFDILHDFFYHSNRTVCNAALEVYVRRSYISYELTCVQHLELSGEVPLVHFQFLLPNNHPNIQNQSSVNHRVGAMAAFQDMDQFTRYSDEVFDLLEDLSSITSTSAKVLAEAVDAAASESRHSTSINVSLSTAENTGTAEMGERSAEPVHILSIAVQEKENHDDVTMAKLFGDWCAANKEELISRDIRRITFTVLKKRQFPKFFTYRQRDGFVEDKIYRHLEPGCAFQLELNRMRTYDLEALPTSNQKMHLYLGRAKVAKGQQVTDYRFFIRSIIRHSDLITKEASFDYLHNEGERVLLEAMDELEVAFSHPLAKRTECNHIFLNFVPTVIMDPVRIEESVTSMVLRYGPRLWKLRVRQAEIKMTIRPAPGKPTSILRLCIANDSGYSIDLHLYMEATDPKTGIIRFESYPSSTANGTWRPGPMHGLPISTPYLTKDYLQAKRFQAQSSGTTYVYDLPDMFRQQTEKMWIKHIEERPQCNITIPNPVMDCVELVLEGDNLVEQKRLPGENNVGMVAWRLRLYTPEYPVSGRDIILIANDLTHLIGSFGPKEDLVFCRASERARQLGIPRIYFSANSGARIGLAEEVKALFRIAWEDEDEPEKGFRYIYLTPDDYARLAPLNSVKTSLIEDKGESRYKITDIIGKDDGLGVENLKYAGMIAGETSKAYDEIVTISIVSCRAIGIGAYLVRLGQRVIQIENSHIILTGYKALNTVLGREVYASNNQLGGIQIMHNNGVSHATNVRDLEGVATALRWLSYCPKFKGAPLPILSAPFPDPVDREIMYVPTKAAYDPRFMLEGRIQNGTNYWESGFFDRGSWQEIMRPWAQTVVTGRARLGGIPCGVIAVETRTVELHLPADPANLDSEAKTISQAGQVWFPDSAYKTAQAIKDFGKEELPLFIFANWRGFSGGMKDMYEQIIKFGAYIVDGLREYTKPIFVYIPPNGELRGGAWAVVDPTINPRYMEMFADNTSRGGVLEPGGIVEIKFRAKDIIKAMHRVDSVIQKLKENLANANSAEERTDIESQIRKREQLLEPMYRQVAVHFADLHDTPERMFEKNTIHDIIPWKKARRLLYWRLRRRLLEDEIKKEILSTQHTLDVRQVGAMLRRWFIEDKGATESYLWDQDEAATNWLENQRQDENSVVSRNITCVRQDAIVSRVKEALETCPEVRLNAILEIAHRLQPAERAELQRTLLQIETTTQEHHNDSSASS